The following is a genomic window from Arthrobacter sp. NicSoilB4.
GTACCCCAAGCCGTATGTGGCGTTCATGGACGGACTGGTCCTCGGCGGCGGGGTGGGGATCTCCGCGCACGGCTCAGTCCGGATCGTCACCGAACGCACCCGGATGGGCATGCCGGAGACCACGATCGGATTTGTGCCCGACGTCGGCGGAACCCTGCTGCTGTCCCGATCGCCGGGGGAGACCGGCACCCACGCGGCCCTCACGGGAGCGCACCTGAGCGGCGCGGATGCGCTGTTCCTGGGGCTCGCGGACCACTTCGTGCCGTCAGCCAGCCTGGCTGACCTTGAGGTGGCGCTGGAGAGCGAGCCGGCGGACACCGCCGTCGCACGCTTCGTCGAGGAAGCCCCCGGTTCCGTCCTCGCGGCGCAGCGGGAGTGGATCGACGCCTGCTACGCCAGCGACGACGCCGAAGAGATCCTGCAGAGGCTGCGGGCTTTTGGCGGAGAGAACGCAGCGGAAGCGGCCGATGCCGCCGACACAATCGAGGGCAAGTCGCCGACCGCCGTGAAAGTGGCGCTGGCATCCCTGCGCCGGGCCAAGGACCTGAGCCTCGAGGAAGCCCTGGAGCAGGAATACCGGGTGGGGCTGCGGTTCCTGGCCGGCCCCGACTTCCGTGAAGGCATCCGCGCGCAGGTGGTGGACAAGGACCGCGACCCGCACTGGCAGCCTGCCAGCCTGGCGGAGGTCAGCCGGAACGACGTCGAATCCTATTTTTCGCCGCTGGGCGACCGTGAACTGAAGCTGTCGAAGGAGCGGGACAATGTCTGAAACATCGCCGGCCGGAGCGGGCCAGCCCGGGGCGCCGACGGGCACCATCGCCTTCCTGGGCCTTGGCCACATGGGCGGGCCGATGGCCATCAACCTGGTCAAGGCCGGCTACACGGTGACCGGCTTCGACGTGGTGCCGGCCGCGTTGGAGACGGCCCGGGCGCACGGAATCGCCACCGCGGAGACTGCGGTCGAGGCGGTGGCGGGCGCCGGCGTCGTGCTGACCATGCTGCCCAGCGGCACGCACCTCCTCGACGCCTACCGCGGCAGCCCCGGCGGGCCGGGAAAGCAGAGCCAGCCGGGCCTGCTGGACGTGGCCCGGCCGGGCACCCTCTTCCTGGACTGCTCCACGATCAACGTGGACGAGGCGCGCGAGGCCGCCGACCTGGCTCTCGCCGCAGGCCACCGGGCCGTTGATGCCCCGGTCTCCGGCGGCGTCGTCGGGGCCGAGGCCGGCACACTGACGTTTATGGTGGGGGCACTTCCCGAAGACTTCGAAGCGGTCAGGCCGATGCTCGAAGTCATGGGCAAGCGGGTAGTGCACTGCGGGGAACACGGTGCCGGGCAGGCGGCGAAGATCTGCAACAACATGATCCTCGGCGTCTCGATGATCGCCGTCAGTGAGGCCTTCGTGCTCGGGGAGAAGCTGGGGCTCACGCACCAGGCCCTGTTCGACGTCGCCTCCGCGGCCTCGGGCCAGTGCTGGGCGCTGACCACCAACTGCCCCGTTCCAGGGCCGGTTCCCACGAGCCCCGCCAACCGCGACTACCAGCCCGGTTTCGCGGGAGCCCTCATGGCCAAGGACCTGAAGCTGGCGCTCAACGCGCTGGAAAGCACCGGCGTCGCCGCCCGGCTGGGTCCGCTGGCATCGGAAATCTACGATACCTTTGCCGCGGAAGGCGGGGCCGGACGGGACTTCTCCGGCATCATCACGGACATCCGGGACAAGTCCGGCCACTGAACGGCCGAACACCAACCATCGTTGAACAGCTGAGGGGACAGGCATGACGGAGCAGTACACAAACATTCTGGTGGAGCGGCGCGGCCGGGTGGGGCTCGTGACGCTCAACCGGCCCGAGGCACTGAACGCCCTCAACAAGGCGACCATGGACGAACTCGTGGCCGCGGTGTCCGCCATGGACGCCGACCCCGAGGTGGGGGCCGTGGTGCTGACGGGCTCCGCCAAGGCCTTCGCCGCGGGTGCAGACATCAAGGAAATGCAGTCCAAGGGGTACATGGACATGTACGCGGCGGACTGGTTCCGGGGCTGGGAGGACTTCACCCGGCTGCGCATCCCCGTGGTCGCGGCAGTGTCAGGCTTCGCCCTCGGCGGAGGCTGTGAGCTCGCGATGATGTGCGATTTCATCATTGCCGGCGACAACGCCAAGTTCGGCCAGCCGGAAATCAACCTGGGCGTGCTGCCCGGGATGGGCGGCTCGCAGCGCCTCACCCGCGCCGTCGGCAAGTCCAAGGCGATGGACATGATCCTGACCGGACGGTTCATGGACGCCGAGGAAGCCGAACGCGCCGGCCTTGTGTCCCGCGTGGTGGCGGCCGCGGACGTGGTGGAGGAGGCCCTCCGGGCCGCCGAGGTGATTGCCTCCAAGTCCAAGCCCGTGGCGATGGTGGCCAAGGAAGCAGTCAACGCCGCCTTCGAGACCGGGCTGGCCCAGGGTGTGCTGTTTGAACGCCGGGTGTTCCACTCGCTGTTCGCCACCGAGGACCAGAAGGAAGGGATGGCGGCTTTCACCGAGAAGCGCCAGCCGGACTTCACGCACCGCTGACCGGCGCCGCGTCCTCACGTGAAGATGTCGGCCACGTACCTGCCGTGGGTGCGTTCCACTTCGTCCATCCAGGCCTCGGCCACCGCCTTGGAGGCGCCGGTCGCCTCCTGGTAGATCAGCGCGCACGTCTCGCGGACCTGCGGTGCCATGTGTTTGCCGTCGCCGCAGACGTAGACCGTGGCGCCCTGTCTGACCAGCTCGACGACGTCGGCCCGGTCCGCCCACAGCCGGTCCTGGACGTATTTCACGCCGTCCTCGGGTGCGGCGGAAAAGGCCGGCCGGAGGTCCAGGTTGGCTTGGTCTGCCCATGATGCAAGTTCCGCGCGGTAGAGGAAATCGGTGTCCGGCGCCCGGCAGCCGAAGAACAGCAGGGCGGGGGCCGGCGTCGTGTCCTCGGCCTCGGCCCGCAGCGCCCGGTCCTGGACGAATCCGCGGAACGGTGCCAGCCCGGTTCCGGCGCAGACCATGATGAGCGGGACGTCCAAGGACGACGGCGGGTGGAAGGCCGCGTTCGAGGCGCGGACCGTAACCGCGACCCTTGACCCGGGCCTGGCCAGGGCGAGGAAGGTGGACGAGGCGCCCTCGAAGACGCCGCGTCCCGACCATGCCGGAGCCTGGATGACGGAGAAGGTCAGCGTCGCGTGGTCGGGGCTCCAGAGCGGGGACGAGGAAATGGAGTACCGCCGAGGGGTCAGCTGGGTCAGCAGCTGCAGGAACGAAGTGAACGACAGCTGGCTTGACGGGTACATTTCCAGCAGATCCAGGACAGAGACGCGTTTGTCGAGGATCTCGGCGGCATGGCGCTCGCGGTTCTCCGCCAGGGCCTCGAGTTCCCCGCGCTGTGCCGGATCCGTCGCGACATCAGCCAGGCCCTCCAGTTGCGTGCGTGTTGCGGGGACTGCGAGCTCGACGTAGCTGCTCAGCAGTTCGCCCACAGCCACGGGAGCGCCGGTGGGCAGGAACGTGTCCCCCTGCTCCATGCTCAACTGGACGTGCGAGTCGTAGTCGAGGTTGAAGTGGGCCAAGGCGCGCTGGACGAGGGTGCTGGGGTTCAGCGGCAGGACGGCCAGATAGTCCCCGGTCCGGTAGCTCATCCCTTCGGGCAGGGCGATCTCGACGTGCCTCTTGGACCGGGCGCCGGGTTTGGCCAGATCGACCAGCTCCCGGTTCGCGACGACGGTACCGAGGGCCAGTCCGTTCTGGCGCAACAGCGGATCCCGGACGTTGCCGACGAATTGGAGTTCAAGCTGGGGCTGTGCGGCCGGTGTGCTGGTCTTCTGCCCGAGTGCGGCGTCCACGGCGGCCCAGAATCCCGCGTACCACTCTTCAAAATCGCCGAAAAAGTCCCCCCGGGCGTTGGCTTCGCCCCGGTAGTAGATCCGTGTGGCGCCGGCAGCCTCGAGCCGCGCGTCGATGGCCTTGGGCACCTCCTGGTAGGTCCGCGCCCAGTCCTTGTTGCCGTTGCCGAAGACCGTGTACCGCACTCCGGCGAGGTCGCCCGGCTGCAGGCGCCCGGTCCAGGCCACGAATTTTTGTGCGTTGTCCGGCGGCCGCCCCTCGTAGGAGGAAGCCACGATGGCGACGAGCCCGACCGTGGGCAGTCCGCCGGCTGCGTCGTCGAGCGGTCCGATGGTGGGGCTGTAGCCGCGCCGTCCGGCGTCGTTGGCGATGCGCTGGGCGAGGTCCTGGGACGTGCCTGCATTGGAACCGTAGAGCACCCGGACCGGGACGCCGTTGGGCTCTGCTGTTGCCGGCGCCTCCGCCTGCCGGGCACGTTCGACGGCGGCCTGGGGGCCGGCCGCGATCGTGACGTCCCGCCGTCGCACCTGGATGAAGAGCCCTTCGGGCTTCATGGTCAGGGTGTGGTGGATCCGCAGTTCATACCCCGGGTCCGCGGGCGTGATCTCAAAGCGCTGCAGGAGCTTGGCGAGGAAAAGCAGGGCCTCTTGCAGGGCAAATCCCCGGCCGATGCAGGAGCGCTGGCCGTTGCCGAAGGGCTTCCAGGCATTGGCAGGGATTTCCGCGGCCCGCTCCGGGGAGAACCTGTCCGGATCGAAGATCTCGGCGTCCTCGCCCCACGCCGCCTTGTCGCGGTGCAGCAGCGGGAGCAGGACCAGTATTGGCTGGCCCGCCGGGACCTCGTAGCGGCCGCCCAGCGTCGTGTCCACGAACGGGGCGACGTTGAACCCCGGGGCGGTGGGCCAGAGCCGGAGCGTCTCCTTGAGGATCTGGTCCAGGTAACCCAGCCGGGGCAGGTGCTCGAACCGGGCGCTCTCGGCGCCGAGGACCTCGTCCACCTGGGCGCGCGCCTTGGCCAGAACACCGGGATGGCGCAGCAGCTCGTAGAGCGCAAAGGACAGCAGGCCGCTGGTGGTCTCATGCCCGGCCACCAGGAAGGTGACCATCTGATAGCGGATGTTGTCCTCGGACAGCCGCTCGCCGGTCACCGGGTCCGCCGCGTTGAGCATGGTGTCCAGGATGTCTTCGCTGCCTGCCGGGCTGGGATTGCGCCGGCGGTCGCTGATCATCTGGTCGGCGACCCCGAACATCAGGGCGTTGTCTTCTTCAAGCTGGTGGCGTCGGCGCAGCATGATCTTGTTCTGGACCGGGAGCCTTCGCGCCCGCTGCCCGGATTCGACGAGGGCCCGGACCATCGCCCCCACGAAGGGATGCAGCTCCTCCCGGTAGAGGCTGTTGAAACGGTAGCTGAAGGAGCACAGGGCGATGGTGTCCAGGGTCAGCCGGGTGGTGTTGTCCGGAACGTCTATCCGGGCGGCGGGGCCGAGCCTCTCCCATTTGAGGAGCAGCTGCTCGGCGATGTCGTCCATACCGCTGAACATCCGCTTCAGCGCCGCTGGCCCGAAAGCCGGCATCAGGATCCGGTGCGCTTTTTGCCAGTTGGGTTCCTGTGTTTCCGCGGTGAACAAGCCGTCGCCGATGAACTCGCGAACTTGGCGGAGGGATACGCCCAGCACTTTGCCGAAACGGGACTCATCGCACACTTCGTTGACGAGCTGCTGGGAGGAGATGGCGATGACGCTGCGGTTGAAGAACTGGATTCGCACTATGGGGCCATACCGCTCGGCCACCTCGGCTACTCCCAGGAGCCCCTTGCTGGAATCGATGTCGGGCAGGTTGCCGACCACCGGCTTCGGGGGAGGCTGCGGTATTGGGACGCTGGGCGAAGTCATTGCCCCTCCTAGGCGCTTGCCGCTCGACGCTCGGTACGCACGAATTGCTGCCTGGCCGGACGGCGCCGTCCGGCTTCGAACCACGATACTCCGGTCAGGTTCGGGGCAAAATAGGCTCCCGCAGCCCCCGCGTCGCCACGCTGGACCCGCCGCACCGGGCCGGCCGGTCAGGACATCAGGCCGCGCTGATGCCGAACAGCCCGATGATGAGGGCCATGACCGTCAGGGTCACGAACTCGTGCGCGCAGTTCAGCGCGGTCAACCCGGCAGGGCGGCCTTCGAAGGCGTCATGGGTGACGAACCGGGCCGCGGTGAAACCGGCCCAGAGGATCACGGCGGTAACCAGGGAGTTGACCAGGAAGTTTCCGCCGTAGAAGTGCTGGGAGATGGCGGCCGAGCCGGCCAGGACCAGTGCGCTGACGAAGCTGACCACCAGGGTGATCAGGATGGGTTTGACGGCGTCCTTGGTGTCACCGCTGGGCGTGACTTTGGCGACGCGCATCCAGTAGTTCCCGAACACCTTCGGCGTGTACCAGACAGACCCGACCACCATGCTGGACAGCGTGGCCAGCAGTACCGCCCAGATATTGATCTCCGGAATCATTGCGCTCCTCAGTTACTTTGTTGGCTTCTTGACGAAGTCTAGGTGACCGCCGGAACGGTCCCGCGCTCATCGGAACTACCTCTTTTCGGAGGTAGTTGGATGTCCACGCTTTCGTTACGGTGAGCTAAGTCACACAGCCATGCATCGAGGCTGACATCAAAGGAGATTGCCATGACCTCAGTTCCACCGACTTCGCCGGCCGGGGTGCAAGCGCCACCGAGCCGCAAAACCCTGCGCAAGGTAGCTTTTGCCAGTTTCGCCGGGACCACCATCGAGTTCTACGACTTCTTCATCTACGGCACCGCCGCCGCCCTGGTCTTCCCGGTCGTCTTCTTCCCCGCGCTCGGCGCTGCGGCCGGCACCGTCGCCTCCTTCGGCACGTTCGCCGTTGCCTTCTTCGCGCGTCCCGTCGGGGCCATCATTTTCGGCCACTTCGGCGACCGGATCGGCCGGAAGAAGACCCTCATCACAACACTGCTCATGATGGGCATCGCCACAGTGCTGATCGGGTTCATCCCCGATGCCAACACCATCGGCGTCGCCGCCCCGATTCTGCTGGTGGTGCTGCGTTTCGTGCAGGGCCTCGCGGTCGGCGGAGAATGGGCCGGAGCCACCCTGCTGGTCGCCGAATACGCGCCCAAGGGCAAGCGGGGGCTCTTCGGCTCCTTCCCGCAGATCGGCCCCTCCGTGGCCTTCGCCCTGGCCAGCGGCACGTTCCTGATCACTAACCTCACCCTCGGGGACAAGTCTGAGGCCTTCATCTCCATCGGCTGGCGCGTGCCGTTCATCCTCAGTGCCGTGCTGGTGCTCGTAGGCCTGTGGGTCCGTCTGAGCATTGAGGAAACCCCGGTGTTCAAGAACGCAGCCAAGACCACCGAAACCACCACCAAGCTGCCCGTCCTCGAGTCGATCAAGCGCCAGCCGCGCGAAATCCTGCTCGCCGGCGGTTCCCTGACCCTCCTGTTCGCTTTCTTCTACATGGGCACGGCCTACCTCACGAGCTACGCGACAAGCCCCACCGGCATGCAGCTGAGCCGGGTGGAAGTACTCAGCACCGGCATGGTCGCTTCGGTCTTCGTGGCCGCAGCCACGCTGGCTTCCGGGATGCTCTCGGATCGCTTCGGCCGGAAGAAGGTTATCGCCACCTCGTGCGTCCTCGCCGTGCCGTGGTCCCTGGCGCTCTTCCCGATCCTGAGCGCGAAGAGCGTCTTTGCCTTCGCCGTCGGCCTCACGGTCACCCTGGTGATCTTCGCCATCGCCTACGGTCCCGCCGGGGCGCTGCTGCCGGAACTGTTCGAGACGCGCTACCGCTACACCGGTGCCGGCATGGGCTACAACCTCGCCGGTGTGGTCGGCGGCGGCATCGTGCCGCTGGTGGCCGCCCAGCTGGCCGGAACGAACGGCGCCGCCGCCGTCGGGTTCCTGCTCGCAGGGATCGGCGTGTTCAGCGTGCTCTGCACCCTGGCGCTGCCCAACCGGGAAAAGCGGGGGCTGGAAGACGGCAAAGGCCAGCCGGCCGCGCGGGACGCCGACGGCGCAGGAGTCGTCGAGCCCGTCTCCGCGCCCTAGCGGCTCGGGCCGGCCTGCGGATTCTGGCACTGGGGGATCCGTGGTCCGGGAGCGGGGGTTGCCGGTGGAACCGGCGACCCCCGCTCTACGGAATGAGCCCCAGCCGGCGGGCGGCGGACACGGCCTCGAGCCGGTTGTGCGCGGACAGTTTGGCCATGGCGTTCTGCAGATAGCTCTTGACGGTCACCGCTTTCAGCCCGAGGCGTTCCGCGGTTTCCTGGTACGAACAGCCGAGGGCCACCTGTGCCAGCACGTCGAGCTCGCGCCGGGCCAGCCGGGCTGTCGGGTGGACCCCCTCGGCGGGCGGCGGCGCCAGATGGCTGCCGATGATGTCCAGCTGGCGGGCCAGGTGCGGATCCGAAACAGTGCCGGCCAGTGACCGCAGCTCGGCGTGGGCCTCCCGGATGTGTTCCAGCCAGCTCCGGTCGTGGGTCAGGGCAGGTTCGGCCCGTGCCGTGTCGATGATTGCGACCCTGCGGTCCACCTCGTCCCGGACCCGCAGTTCACCGGCGATCTCGGCGGCGGCCGCCATCGCCTCGCACACGGCGCTTTCCCCCAGCCGGGCGCTGTCCCGGCTCGCGATGTACAGCACGGCACGCGACTTGCCCCGGACCACAACGGGGACGGCCGCCATCGACGTCAGCCGCTCCCGCCGGACGGCGAGGTCGTATTCATGGGTGATGCCCTCCGAGGCGACGTAGTCGTCCACCAGGAACGGCCGCCGCTGCGTGAAGACCCGGCCGCCTAGGCCGGCCCCGGGGACTACCACCACCTGATGCAGGCTGGACGTCGCGGTGCCGAGGAAATCCGTCAGTTGCAGCCGCTCGCCGCTGGCCAGCCCGGCGAAGAGCACAGCGGGCCGGAACCTGCCGGCGAGCAGGCGCAGGGAGGCGCGGAGCAGCTCCCGGTCATCGGGGCGGGAATAGGCGTTCGGCTGCATGAGTCGTCTCCTGGTGCCGCGGAACCCGGCACTGCATTGTGACGGGCGGTCAATGGTGGTGCGGCTTTTCGGCCGGGTGGATCACTCGCTGAAGTCCCCGGCGTTGCGGCGGAAGGTGCCCAGGATCCGGATCAGCTGGTCGACATCCTGCTCCGCGAAGCCGGACTGGGCGAACACCTCGGAGTTGAGTGCCGCCGTCGCATTTTTCGCCAGCGTCCGCCCCTCCTGGGTGAGCTCGATGAGAGTGGTGCGCCCGTCCGTGGGGTGCGGCGAGCGGATCACCAGCCCGGCCTGCTGCAGCCGGTCGACGGCGTTCGTCACCGAGGTGGGGTGGACCTGCAGCAGTGCGCTGGCCTTGTTCATGGGCAGTGCGCCGCTGCGGGCAAAGCTCAGCAGGGCGAGCAGTTCGTAGCGGGCGAACGTCAGCCCGAACGGCTTCAGGACGCCCTCGATCCGTGCCAGCAGGAGCTGCTGCGTGCGCATGATGGCGGTGATGGCTGCCATCGGCGCGGCGACGTCGGACCAGCCGTGGCGCTCCCAGTTCAGCCGGGCGTCGGCGATCGGATCACGCGGCAGCGGCGTTGCCACGGCACCCCCAGCTTCTTGTGCTCAGTCTCATGGGGTTCAGCCTAGCTTTTCGGCAGGGGATTTCAGTCCGGGGAAGTCCGACTCGGAGTACTCCGTGCCGAGGCCCGCCGGGACCGTCCCCCCGCCGTGGCGCAGCTCCTCGCTGTGCCGCAGTTCCACGCGCCGGATCTTGCCCGAGATGGTTTTGGGCAGCTCGGCAAACTCCAGCCTGCGGATCCGCTTGAACGGTGCCAGATGGTCGCGGCAGTACCGCAGGATGTCCTCGGCCAGCTCCGGGCCGGCCTCGTGCCCGGCCGCCAGGACCACATACGCCTTGGGCACGGAGAGCTTGAGGGCGTCGGGCGAGGGGACGACGGCGGCCTCGGCCACCGCAGGGTGCTCGATCAGCACGCTTTCCAGCTCGAACGGGGACAGCCGGTAGTCGGAGGATTTGAAGACATCGTCGCCGCGGCCCACGTACGTGATGATGCCGCGCTCGTCCCGGCTCGCCATGTCGCCCGTGTGGTAGTAACCGTCGCGGAACGCCTCCGCCGTCTTCTCCGGATCGCCGTAGTACGCCTTCATCAGCCCGACGGGCCGCGGGTCGAGGCGCAGGCAGAGTTCGCCGTCGTCGCCCTCCGCGCCGGTCGCCGGGTCCACGAGGACGACGTCGTAACCGGGAAGCGGTTTGCCCATGGCGCCGATCTTGATCGGCTGGCCGGGGGTATTGGCGATCTGGACGGTGGATTCGGTCTGCCCGAAGCCGTCGCGGATGGTCTGGCCCCAGGCACGCTGGACCTGGTCGATGACCTCGGCGTTGAGCGGCTCGCCGGCGGACACCACCTTGGTCGGCGGGTTCTTGAGCAGGGTCAGATCGGCCTGGATCAGCATCCGCCAGACCGTGGGAGGGGCGCAGAAGCTGGTGACGGATTCGCGGTCCATCTGCTCCATCAGCGCTTTGGCGTCAAACCGCTCGTAGTTGTAGATAAAGACGCAGGCTTCGGCGATCCACGGTGTGAATACGTTGGACCAGGCGTGCTTGGCCCAGCCGGGCGAGGCCACGTTCAGGTGCACGTCGCCGGGCTCCATCCCGATCCAGAACATGGTGGACAGGTGGCCCACGGGGTAGGAGGTGTGCGTGTGCTCCACCAGCTTGGCCTTGGAGGTGGTGCCCGAGGTGAAGTAGAGCAGCAGGGTCTCGTCTGCCAGGGTCGGGGCGTCAGGTGTGAAGTCCTCGTCTGCGCCGGCGGACTCTGAGTATTGCAAGGCGGCTTGCAGAGCGGCTTGCAGGGCGGCTTTGTCCGTCTCGGGGTTGCCCGCGCCGACTTCGATCAGCGTGTAGTCGCCCGGGACCTCGGCAAACTTGCCGATATTGGCGCTTCCGACGGCGGCCCAGTTCGCACCGCCCCGCTCCACCCGGTCCTTCAAATCGGCCGGCCCCATCAGGGTGGTGGTCGGGATCATCACGATGCCCAGCTTGATCCCGGCGAGCATCAGTTCCCAGAGTTCCACCTGGTTGCCCAGCATGATGATCATCCGGTCGCCGCGCCGCACCCCCTGGCCGCGCAGCCAGTTGGCCACCTGGCCGGAGCGCCGGGACAGGTCCGCGAAGCTGCGCCGGGTGGCGGAGCCGTCCTGCTCGACGATGACGAGGGCCGGGTTGTCCGCTTTGGCCGGGTCCGCCGCGATCTGGTCGAACCAGTCCAGGGCGAAGTTGAAGTGCTCAAAGCGCGGCCACTGGAATTCGCTGCGCGCCGCGTCATAGTCCGTTCGGAGCTCAAGCATGCGGTCGCGTGCTGCGCGGAAATCCTCAGTGACTGTCATGGTGCACCTTTCGAAGTCTGGTGGCGCAGCCGGTTCAAGCCCGGCGCCGTTGCCCTGGAATCACCCGTTGCCTCAGTGATCCCCATCACTGTGCAATATACTAGGACATCCAAGGGTTTGGAAGAGCAGGCCGGGTTCATGACCGGATCACTACGAAGGGATGCTTGCCCGTGCAGCCACAAGGACGTGCCAGCGGACAGAAAATCACCGAGGACGAATCAGCGCGGGGGGCCGTAGCCGTGCCGCCCTTCCCGGACGCTGATCTGATGTACATCGTCGACCTGCTGCCTCCGGCGGAACAGGCCCGCTATCTGGAGATCCGCGATTTTCTCCAGTCCCGGATCCGGGCTGCCTCGATCGACTACTGGAACCGCGAGGAATTCCCCTTCGGGCTGCTCGCCGAACTGGGCAAATACGGCCTCGGCGGCCTCCAGACCGACGGCACCTCCAAGCTGTTTAAGGGCCTCATGTACGTAGAGGTGGCCCGCGCCGACGTGTCCCTCTCGGCCCTCGTGGGGATCCACAACGAGCTGATTGTCGGCATGATCGACCAGCTCGGCTCCGAGGCGCAGAAGGCCCGCTGGTTGCCGGGGCTCACCGCCCTCACGCAGATCGGCGCCTTTGCCCTGACCGAGCCGGACCACGGCTCGGACATCGCCGGCGGGCTGGCCACGACCGCCCGGCTCGAGGGCGGGGAGTGGGTGATCAGCGGGGCCAAGCGCTGGATCGGTGCCGGCACGATTGCGGACTTCGCCCTGGTCTGGGCGCGGGACGTCGCGGACCATCAGATCAAGGGCTTCATCGTGGAGACGGACCGCCCCGGCTACGCCGCCACGAAGATCGCGAACAAGATCGGGCTGCGGATCATGCAGAACGCGGACATCGTGCTCGACGAGGT
Proteins encoded in this region:
- a CDS encoding MFS transporter, whose protein sequence is MTSVPPTSPAGVQAPPSRKTLRKVAFASFAGTTIEFYDFFIYGTAAALVFPVVFFPALGAAAGTVASFGTFAVAFFARPVGAIIFGHFGDRIGRKKTLITTLLMMGIATVLIGFIPDANTIGVAAPILLVVLRFVQGLAVGGEWAGATLLVAEYAPKGKRGLFGSFPQIGPSVAFALASGTFLITNLTLGDKSEAFISIGWRVPFILSAVLVLVGLWVRLSIEETPVFKNAAKTTETTTKLPVLESIKRQPREILLAGGSLTLLFAFFYMGTAYLTSYATSPTGMQLSRVEVLSTGMVASVFVAAATLASGMLSDRFGRKKVIATSCVLAVPWSLALFPILSAKSVFAFAVGLTVTLVIFAIAYGPAGALLPELFETRYRYTGAGMGYNLAGVVGGGIVPLVAAQLAGTNGAAAVGFLLAGIGVFSVLCTLALPNREKRGLEDGKGQPAARDADGAGVVEPVSAP
- the mmsB gene encoding 3-hydroxyisobutyrate dehydrogenase; the protein is MSETSPAGAGQPGAPTGTIAFLGLGHMGGPMAINLVKAGYTVTGFDVVPAALETARAHGIATAETAVEAVAGAGVVLTMLPSGTHLLDAYRGSPGGPGKQSQPGLLDVARPGTLFLDCSTINVDEAREAADLALAAGHRAVDAPVSGGVVGAEAGTLTFMVGALPEDFEAVRPMLEVMGKRVVHCGEHGAGQAAKICNNMILGVSMIAVSEAFVLGEKLGLTHQALFDVASAASGQCWALTTNCPVPGPVPTSPANRDYQPGFAGALMAKDLKLALNALESTGVAARLGPLASEIYDTFAAEGGAGRDFSGIITDIRDKSGH
- a CDS encoding MarR family transcriptional regulator encodes the protein MATPLPRDPIADARLNWERHGWSDVAAPMAAITAIMRTQQLLLARIEGVLKPFGLTFARYELLALLSFARSGALPMNKASALLQVHPTSVTNAVDRLQQAGLVIRSPHPTDGRTTLIELTQEGRTLAKNATAALNSEVFAQSGFAEQDVDQLIRILGTFRRNAGDFSE
- a CDS encoding enoyl-CoA hydratase/isomerase family protein, giving the protein MAGKHSEDAAPAEVLFERRGRLGVVTLNRPRAVNALTAGMASAMLDQLTLWADDDAVAAVLVRGAGDRGLCAGGDIVAIYRDMLDGGDATAAFWAEEYRLNLLISEYPKPYVAFMDGLVLGGGVGISAHGSVRIVTERTRMGMPETTIGFVPDVGGTLLLSRSPGETGTHAALTGAHLSGADALFLGLADHFVPSASLADLEVALESEPADTAVARFVEEAPGSVLAAQREWIDACYASDDAEEILQRLRAFGGENAAEAADAADTIEGKSPTAVKVALASLRRAKDLSLEEALEQEYRVGLRFLAGPDFREGIRAQVVDKDRDPHWQPASLAEVSRNDVESYFSPLGDRELKLSKERDNV
- a CDS encoding enoyl-CoA hydratase, translating into MTEQYTNILVERRGRVGLVTLNRPEALNALNKATMDELVAAVSAMDADPEVGAVVLTGSAKAFAAGADIKEMQSKGYMDMYAADWFRGWEDFTRLRIPVVAAVSGFALGGGCELAMMCDFIIAGDNAKFGQPEINLGVLPGMGGSQRLTRAVGKSKAMDMILTGRFMDAEEAERAGLVSRVVAAADVVEEALRAAEVIASKSKPVAMVAKEAVNAAFETGLAQGVLFERRVFHSLFATEDQKEGMAAFTEKRQPDFTHR
- a CDS encoding cytochrome P450 produces the protein MTSPSVPIPQPPPKPVVGNLPDIDSSKGLLGVAEVAERYGPIVRIQFFNRSVIAISSQQLVNEVCDESRFGKVLGVSLRQVREFIGDGLFTAETQEPNWQKAHRILMPAFGPAALKRMFSGMDDIAEQLLLKWERLGPAARIDVPDNTTRLTLDTIALCSFSYRFNSLYREELHPFVGAMVRALVESGQRARRLPVQNKIMLRRRHQLEEDNALMFGVADQMISDRRRNPSPAGSEDILDTMLNAADPVTGERLSEDNIRYQMVTFLVAGHETTSGLLSFALYELLRHPGVLAKARAQVDEVLGAESARFEHLPRLGYLDQILKETLRLWPTAPGFNVAPFVDTTLGGRYEVPAGQPILVLLPLLHRDKAAWGEDAEIFDPDRFSPERAAEIPANAWKPFGNGQRSCIGRGFALQEALLFLAKLLQRFEITPADPGYELRIHHTLTMKPEGLFIQVRRRDVTIAAGPQAAVERARQAEAPATAEPNGVPVRVLYGSNAGTSQDLAQRIANDAGRRGYSPTIGPLDDAAGGLPTVGLVAIVASSYEGRPPDNAQKFVAWTGRLQPGDLAGVRYTVFGNGNKDWARTYQEVPKAIDARLEAAGATRIYYRGEANARGDFFGDFEEWYAGFWAAVDAALGQKTSTPAAQPQLELQFVGNVRDPLLRQNGLALGTVVANRELVDLAKPGARSKRHVEIALPEGMSYRTGDYLAVLPLNPSTLVQRALAHFNLDYDSHVQLSMEQGDTFLPTGAPVAVGELLSSYVELAVPATRTQLEGLADVATDPAQRGELEALAENRERHAAEILDKRVSVLDLLEMYPSSQLSFTSFLQLLTQLTPRRYSISSSPLWSPDHATLTFSVIQAPAWSGRGVFEGASSTFLALARPGSRVAVTVRASNAAFHPPSSLDVPLIMVCAGTGLAPFRGFVQDRALRAEAEDTTPAPALLFFGCRAPDTDFLYRAELASWADQANLDLRPAFSAAPEDGVKYVQDRLWADRADVVELVRQGATVYVCGDGKHMAPQVRETCALIYQEATGASKAVAEAWMDEVERTHGRYVADIFT
- a CDS encoding LuxR C-terminal-related transcriptional regulator; the encoded protein is MQPNAYSRPDDRELLRASLRLLAGRFRPAVLFAGLASGERLQLTDFLGTATSSLHQVVVVPGAGLGGRVFTQRRPFLVDDYVASEGITHEYDLAVRRERLTSMAAVPVVVRGKSRAVLYIASRDSARLGESAVCEAMAAAAEIAGELRVRDEVDRRVAIIDTARAEPALTHDRSWLEHIREAHAELRSLAGTVSDPHLARQLDIIGSHLAPPPAEGVHPTARLARRELDVLAQVALGCSYQETAERLGLKAVTVKSYLQNAMAKLSAHNRLEAVSAARRLGLIP
- a CDS encoding DUF1761 domain-containing protein, with amino-acid sequence MIPEINIWAVLLATLSSMVVGSVWYTPKVFGNYWMRVAKVTPSGDTKDAVKPILITLVVSFVSALVLAGSAAISQHFYGGNFLVNSLVTAVILWAGFTAARFVTHDAFEGRPAGLTALNCAHEFVTLTVMALIIGLFGISAA